One window of Salifodinibacter halophilus genomic DNA carries:
- a CDS encoding conjugal transfer protein TraB, producing the protein DALARLDLIQVIRSGKTALFAANLALAAYQRRLAEQLGIEPGAELKRAVVEARERELPVHLIDREVGLTFRRASQQLGFWG; encoded by the coding sequence CGGACGCGCTGGCGCGGCTGGATCTGATCCAGGTGATCCGCTCGGGCAAGACCGCGCTGTTCGCCGCCAACCTGGCCCTGGCCGCGTACCAGCGCCGGCTCGCCGAACAGCTCGGCATCGAGCCCGGCGCCGAGCTCAAGCGCGCGGTGGTCGAGGCGCGCGAGCGCGAGCTGCCGGTGCACCTGATCGACCGCGAGGTCGGCCTGACCTTCAGGCGCGCCTCGCAGCAACTGGGCTTCTGGGGCC